A portion of the Uloborus diversus isolate 005 unplaced genomic scaffold, Udiv.v.3.1 scaffold_14, whole genome shotgun sequence genome contains these proteins:
- the LOC129232867 gene encoding zinc finger protein 271-like codes for MRHLRIHTGEKPYSCEHCSKAFSDNSYLMRHLRTHTGEKPYSCEYCSRTFSKTSNLMRHLRTHTGEKTYTCEHCSKAFLDNSHLMRHLRTHAGEKPYCEHCSKAFSDNSHLMRHLRTHTGENPYSCEYCFKIFSNTSDLMRHLRIHTGEKPYSCEHCSKEFSDNSHLMRHLRTHTGEKPHSCEHCSKAFSNNSDLMRHLRTHTGEKPYSCEHCSKAFLDNSHLMRHLRTHAGEKPYSCEHCSKAFSDNSYLTRHLRTHTGEKPYSCKYCFKAFSKTSNLMRHLKTHTGEKPHSCEHCSKSFSNTSDLKRHLRIHTGNLKSHAGEKPYSCEHCSKAFSYNSDLMRHLRTHTGEKPYSCEHCSKTFSDNSHLMRHLRTHAGEKPYSCEHCSKAFSKTSNLMRHLKTHTGEKPHSCEHCSKAFSNTSHLMRHLRVHTGEKPYSCEHCSKAFSDNFHLMRHLRTHAGQKPHSCDY; via the exons ATGAGACATCTGAGAATCCATACTGGAGAGAAgccgtattcctgtgaacattgttcaaaggcattttctgacAATTCATATTTAATgagacatctgagaacccatactggagagaaaccgtattcctgtgagtATTGTtctaggacattttccaaaacttcaaatttaatgagacatctgagaacccatactggagagaaaACGTATacctgtgaacattgttcaaaggcatttttagACAATTCCCATTTAATgagacatctgagaacccatgctggcgagaaaccgtattgtgaacattgttcaaaggcattttctgacaattcacatttaatgagacatctgagaacccatactggagagaatccgtattcctgtgaatattGTTTTAAGATATTTTCCAACACTTCAGATTTAATGAGACATCTGAGAatccatactggagagaaaccgtattcctgtgaacattgttcTAAGGAATTTTCTGACAATTCACATTTAATgagacatctgagaacccatactggtgaaaaaccgcattcctgtgaacattgctcaaaggcattttccaacaattcagatttaatgagacatctgagaacccatactggggagaaaccgtattcctgtgaacattgttcaaaggcatttttagacaattcacatttaatgagacatctgagaacccatgctggcgagaaaccgtattcctgtgaacattgttcaaaagcattttctgaCAATTCATATTTAACgagacatctgagaacccatactggagagaaaccgtattcctgtaaatattgttttaaggcaTTTTCCAAAACTTCAAATTTAATGAGACATCTAaaaacccatactggcgagaaaccacaTTCTTGTGAACATTGCTCGAAGTCATTTTCCAACACTTCCGATTTAAAGAGACATCTGAGAATCCATACCGGAAATTTAAAGAGCCATGCTggtgagaaaccgtattcctgcgaacattgctcaaaggcattttcctaCAATTCAGATTTAATgagacatctgagaacccatactggagagaaaccgtattcctgtgaacattgttcaaagacattttcagacaattcacatttaatgagacatctgagaacccatgctggcgagaaaccgtattcctgtgaacattgttcaaaa GCATTTTCCAAAACTTCAAATTTAATGAGACATCTAaaaacccatactggcgagaaaccacattcctgtgaacattgctcaaaggcattttccaaCACTTCACATTTAATGAGACATCTGAGAgtccatactggagagaaaccgtattcctgtgagcattgttcaaaggcattttcagacaattttcatttaatgagacatctgagaacccatgCTGGCCAGAAACCTCATTCCTGTGATTATTGA